The DNA segment AAGAACTACATTTGAGGGTACACTGGCACAGATGTCCGGCTGGTGCAGGAGAGCGTCTTTCACATTCATTTAATGGAGACTTCTATGTTCTGTTGTTCCTTAGGTGACCTTAGAGAAGGACTCCAGAATGAAATTCCTAAAACTATTAGGATACAATAAAGATGAACTTCAGAAGAAGGTAAGCTGCTTTCACATCAGAAACATGCTTGATGCAGAAAAGAGAATCCTGCCAGTGGAAACCATGTCAGAATACCTCTTCCTGGGCTCCATTAATACATATACGAGCATTTTACCTCCTGAAGGTAGTCTCTTTCCCAGGAAAATACGTCAAGGATCCTAGCGAGTCCAGTTGGTGGGGTATGGAGGTGGGAAGAAAGCATAATGCTTATTTGACCTCGTGCTGGGAAGAGTGGTGCTCATAAGTCTCTCCCTGCAGGTGGCCACATGGTTGAAGAGTGATTTGGGGCTGGGTGAGAGCCCTCAGCCCAAGGGAGTTGACCTCAACAGTAACAGACAACAGGCCTTTTGCATCCAGGTGCGGTAGGAGCCCAGCCAGCCTAACCTAGGGTAGCATAGAAGATATGCCTTTAGGGTATCTTCCCCCTCCTAGCCCTAAGCTTTGCTCTCAGTAAGTGCTCAGCTTCTATGGAAGTCTTCAAACTCCTCACTCATTTAAAACCAGATTGAGACACAGAGACCTAAGCTTTTAGGCTAGGAGTAGAGTTGTGTTTTAACCATGAAGTAGAGCACTTCCCAAACCATACCTGGTTATTCTTTTAGCTTTACCCATTAAGAgccaactcttctttttttttttaattgaaatatagttgatttacaatgttgtgttaatttctgctgtatagcaaagtgattcagatatacatagattcttttttacattctttcccattatggtttattacaggatactgaatatagttccctgtgctatacagtaggaccttgttgtttatccattctatatgtactAGTTTGCAtcagctaatcccaaactcccactccatccctcccccaacccctcctccttggcaaccacaagtctgttctctatgtctgtgagtctgtttctgttttgtattgatagataagttcatttgagtcatagtttagattccacatataaatgatatcatatggtatttgtctttctctttctgacttacttcacttagtatgatcatctctaggtccatccatgttgctgcaaatggcattatttcattttttttatggctgagtagtattccactgtatttatgtaccacagcttctttatccattcatctgtgggtggacatttaggttgtttccatgtcttggctattgtgagtagtgctgctgtgaacatagcggagcatgtatctttttttttttttttttttaatttttatttattatgtttatttttggctgtgttgggtcttcgtttctgtgtgagggctttctccagttgtggcgagtgggggccactcttcatcgcggtgcgcgggcctctcactattgcggcctctcttgttgcggagcagaggctccagacgctcaggctcagtagttgtggctcacgggcccagttgctccgcggcatgtgggatcttcccagaccagggctcaaacccgtgtcccctgcattggcaggcagattctcaaccactgcgccaccagggaagccctgcatgtatctttttgaattatagttttgtctggatatatgcccaggagtgggattgctggatcatatggcaactctatttttagttttttgaggaacctccatactgttttccacagtggctgcaccagcttacattcccaccaacagtgtaggagggttcccttttctccacaccctctccagcatttgttatttgtagactttttttttttaaataaatttatttattttatttatttatctgtggctgcgttgggtctttgttgcggcgcgcgggctttctctagttgcagtgagtgggggctactcttcgttgtggtgcgcgggcttctcattgcggtggcttctcgttgtggagcacgggctctaggcgcgcgggcttcagtagttgtggcacatgggctcagtagttgtggcttgtaggctctagagcgcaggctcagtagttgtggcgcacgggattagttgctgctcagcatgtgggatcttcccggaccagggcttgaacctgtgtcctctgcattggcaggcagattcttaaccatgtgtcaccagagaagtccctgtagactttttaatgatggccattctgaccggtgtgaggtggtatctcattgtaattttgatttgcatttctctaataattagcaacgttgagcatcttttcatgtgcgtgttggccatttgtatgtcatctttggagaaatgtctgtttaggtcttctgcccatttttcgattgggttgtttttttgttgttgagttgtatgagctgtttgtatattttggaaattaagccctttccggtcgcatcgtttgcaaatattttctcccattccatgcattgtcgttttgttttgtttatgttttttcctttgctatgcaaaagcttgcaagtttaattaggtcccacttgtttatttttgcttttatatctaTTGAAGGGCCAACTCTTAATAGCACTCCCAGAGAGAGCTACTAAGCCAGCTCTCTGTTCCTGGGCTCATTTCCCAAGAAGCCACCTCTGTCCTTCTTTGTACAGACCTCCAAACATACCACCAAGGAAGCCTCTGCCTGCTCAACCTTCTTTGATGAGCTGGTCCCTCAGGACATGACTCCGTGGGAGATCCCCATCACAGAAGGTACCCTGACCCTGAGGGAGAGGAACCCTCTGTGTGGGAGTGGGTGAGCTTAGAGTTCTCGGGACTTGAGGACATTCCCTTCTTGTCCCCGGCCTCCTGCTTCCCCCACCGTGATCACAAATGCTGGGTGGTTCTGTACCAGTTAGAGCTCTCTTTGGCTGAAGATTTTCATGGATGGGTCCTTTGTATGGAAGGCCTTCTACTAAGGTATTTTTTTCTATCCTTCTGTCTTTTTGCTCAAAGAACTGTGACCCTCTTCTTGTTGAGCAAGCACACATCACACCTATGATGCTGCCACCTGAGTCCCTGCCTTGTCTTGGGTCCTGTGCTTAGAGAGTTACCATTGGACCTGGGCACCCCAGTACACCCCACTACACTTTGTTGTGAGGGAATGAATTTTGGGAGTTTGGGGCAAGCGAGACTGAGGGATGCAGAGTATAGGAGGTGGGCTGTGGGCCCTGCTGGGGACAGGAAGCTAGGGTCTGAGGGCAGGCTGATGCAGAGGGGATGCCTCTACCTACAGACACAGACGGACTCCTGAGCCAGGCTCTCCTGCTTGGAGAACTGGGCCCCGCTGTGGAGCTGTGTCTGAAGGAAGAGTGCTTTGCTGATGCCATCATCCTGGCCCAGGCTGGGGGCGCAGATCTGCTGAAGCAAACACAGGAGCACTACTTGGCCAAGAAGAAGACCAGAATTGCCCCGGTAACTGCCCACCatgcaggagaggaggggaggggattacTTGGGCCTTGTCAAGTGGATGTCCACACTTTGGGACTGGTGTTTAGGCGATctgcctatctctctctctccctactcTTAACCACCCCTACCTTACCACTAGCCCCTAGTCAGTGGTCTAACAGGAAGGCTGCTTATGAGGGGCTTTTCTCAGCACATCTGTGTGTGTGACTCCTGCTGCCTATGCTGGATGGACGGCTGAtggcctccttccctctctgcccattACAGCTGCTAGCCTGTGTTATACAGAAGAATTGGAAAGATATGGTGTGTGCCTGTAGCCTGAAGAACTGGAGAGAGGCTCTGGCCTTGCTACTGACATACTCAGGGCCAGAGAAATTCCCCGAGCTCTGTGGTAGGTCGCCCTCAGCTCCAGGATGGAGTGGTATGACTCTAGCATGGAGTCAGTGGACACACTgagggaggagacagaggagCGGCCTGAACTCTGGGAGGTCAAGCCATGTTGTCAGGGACTAGAGTGCATCCCTCTACGTTTAGTAGAGGGCATTTATGGtcctcttttactttttcttgtcaCATCTCAGTGCAAGAGCTTTGCCCTTCACTGCAGAGCAGGATTAGCCTCACTGTTGTCTTAAAGCCACTGAGGCTACTTGTCCCATAACTCATGGTCCCCCACCTGTTTTCAAACAGGATGAGGAGGAGCACAGGGAAGCTGTGCCATTTAAGAAGTTTCTGTCTCTCTGCAGACATGCTGGGAACTCGCATGGAGCAGGAGGGTGGCAGGGCACTAACCTCTGAAGCCAGACTCTGTTACGTGTGCTCAGGAAGTGTGGAGCGGCTGGTGGAGTGCTGGGAAAAATGCCCCCAGGCTTCATCCCCCATGGCTCTACAGGTACCCCGTCTCTGCAGGGCCCTggtcccccaccccaggcctttaGGAGGGGCTAGCAGTGGAGATTGCAGGGACATCAGAGGTGAGTCTTCTGAGTAACCAGGCTGGAATCAGGGTATTAGGGAAGAGATTAGGGCCCCTAAAGTCTGGGACCTTTTCCATGGATAAGCTatcatcttccttctttctcagtcAAGGGAGACTGAGCAGCAGCTGCTTAGATATTAACCTTCGTAATTTTTTCCCACTTCAGGTTTGGGTATATAAGTTTACTCTATATTTGAGTAATTGTGAGCTTGGGCCTTCTATTAGCTTCTGTGAAAAGTCCTGTATCTAAATTGTACCAGATACTCTGTGGGTACCCAGAGAAGGTGGGGGGTCACAGACTCATGCGGAGACAAAGTCACACATGAAATAAGAGTATAACAGAATCTGAAGTTGATGATGTATTagcataaaagataaaaaatccaaaaagaagagGCAGAAATGTACAAGAGTGTAAGACCCAAATGGCTTGGCAAGTGAAGCCAAGTGGCCCTTCTCTGACTGTCATGTCtcttatatatcatatatcatcACCTGCTACCTGCACCTGGCTATGGCCAGGTGCCCTCATACCCATAGCAGAGAAGTCCTTGGTTGAGCTGCCTGGGCTTGGAGAGCAGGATGTGCTTTGAAGAGGGCTGACTGCCCTTATCCTTGTCCCTGTAGGACCTGATGGAGAAGGTGATGGTCCTTAACAAGAGCTTGAAGCTACTGCGGGGTCCTGATGGGGTGAGCCCAGGCCCTGCCACAACCTACAGAATCGCTCAGTATGCCAACCTCCTGGCAGCCCAGGGCAGCCTGGTCACTGCCATGAGCTACCTACCCAGTGACTGTACTCAGGTGAGTGGGAGCATGTGGAGAGAGCAAACCATTTCATTCAGTCATCTAACACTGGCTGAGCACTTccatgttccaggcactatgctaaatgcTGAAGCTCCCAGGATAAATATGATCTAGTCCCTCAGGAGGTTCACAATCTCTTGGGGGAAAATCAGATGTCAATAATTTATCCTGCCATAACAGAAGATTATACTAAGCACTGTGGGACTTCACAGGCGAGGGGCTGGCTTTGTCTGGAGAAGTCAAAGAAGGCTTCCCAGTGGTTAAAACATTTGAGCTGGACCTTCAAAGAGAAAGAGCTTACCAGAAGATGTCAGGAATTCTAGGCAGAAAGAACAGCAAGAAGGAAGGTTTGGCAGGAATCAGAGACCTTTTGAGTCCTCTAAGGTGGCTGAAATGTAGAGGGTCGGCTGAAGTTTGAATGCTATGTGGGCCAGGCTTGTAAGAGAGGATGTTTGCTTGTTTTAACTTTACTTAACACAGTTCTTCATGATTATAACTTTTATAGCCACCAATTCAGCAGCTGAGAGATCGGCTTTTTCATGCCCAGGGTTCTGGTGTCTTGGGCCAGCagtctccccctttcccctttccccggGTTATTGTGGGAGCTGCTCCCCACTCTCAAGAGACATCATCTCCCAGACTGGGATTCCAGTCTTCTCACCAGGTAAGATCttgcttgttcattcattcaaaaatacctGTTAGGTGTCTACCAAGTGCCAGGCATGATTCTAGGCACTTGGAATGtattagtgaaaaaaatgatgaaaattccTGTCTTCATAAAGTAtagattcagttatttttctaaTAACTGTTTATTGAACAACTACTGGGCACTTAGAACAGAAAGGTACACAAACCATGATCCTTGCCCTCAATTATCTCATAGTCTAGTCTAGGAAAGATAGGTAAAAATTAACTGCAGTAAAATTCATAAATGCCATGATTGGGATATGATTAAAGAGCCATGAGATCACACAGAAGAAAGCAATTTACTGGGGGACGGGGGAAGTTCAGGGAATGTTTCAGAACAAGTATGATGTTTGATCTGAGTCTTGAAGGTTGAAAGTTATTCAGGCAAAGGAAGAGGTAAGGAAGgctatttcaggcagagggaatggcatCTACAAAGGCAGTGAAGGGAAAGTAAGCAGAGCCCATTTGAGGAATGACTAACATTTTAATGGGGCTCCAAAACAGGTGTTTGTGGCAGTGGAGTGAGTTAGATGAAGCTGGGGTAACAAGTGGTAGTTAGATCAGTAGAGACCTGGCATTCTGTGTTCAAGAGTTTagacttgagggacttccctggtggcgcagtggttaagaatcctcctgccaatgcaggtgacacgggttcgagccctggtccaggaagatcctacgtgccacagagcaactaagcctgtgtgccacaactactgagcccacgtgccacaactgctgaagcccacgcacctagagcgcgtgctccacaacaagagaagccactgcagtgagaagcccatgcactgcaatgaagagtaaccccctgctctccgcaactagagaaagccggcatgcagcaacgaagacctgacacagccataaattaattaattaattttaaaaagagtttagaCTTGACCCTGAAGGCAGGCAGGAGCTATTGAATGGTCTTATGCAGGGGAAGGACTAGCTATGTGTCTAGGAAGGGCAAGGCTAGAGGTGGTTAGGAAGCTATAGCAAGAGAGGAATAAAATCCAGGGAGATTGTAGATAAAGGTATCAGGTAGAAAAGTTCTGATGATTCATCCTGTCCCACCTTTAATTCCCACCCtaattttcttccctccctcctcctccttctccttccctacttgctggctctctctccctccctcccctccccctttcctctcactctctcttttctatcttgaaataattacagattcaCAGGAAGATACAATGAAATGTATTGGGAAGTCTCATGCATCCCAAGCCCACCACATCCCATGCCAGTGTCCCACACAACCACAATACAATATCAAGGCTGAGATACTGACATTAGTATAATCCACAGATTCAGATTTCACTGGTTTTACatgtactcatttgtgtgtgtgtatgtgtggtgtgtgtaacCATGTAAGAATtttacttttcatctttttaacaGAGTCCTTCACAGagcaaaaaaatttaattttataagtgcCAGTTTATGAAGTTTTCCTTCTATGGATCATGCTTTTCATGTCAAGTCTAAGAGCTCTTAGCCTAGTCCAAGGTCCCTCAAATTTACTACTGTgttttttctagaagtttcatagttttatgttttacatttaagtccatgttccactttgagttaatttttgtgcaagTGTGAAGTTTGGGtcaggtttcattttttttttgccaatggaTGTCCagaatcatttattgaaaaggctgttcCTCTTGCATTGAATTgattttgctcctttgtcaaaaattagacATATTCATATGGGCTTATTTCTCAGTCccctgttctgttccactgatctatgtgtctgtccttCTGCCAGTACCACTCTGTCTTTATTACTACCTCTATATCAGTAAGTCTTGACATGGGGAATAGTAATTcctcctactttatttttctgtttcaaaattgctttggatattctaGGACCGTGTtcttttcacataaattttagagtaaGTTTGCCTATATCTAAAAAGAAACTTGCAGAAATGGACAGGAATTGCATTAAAACTATAGATTAATGTAGGGATAGttgacatctttactatattGAGTCTTCCCATACATGAACATGGTGTGTCTTTCCAGTACTGTCTCCATCAGcactttataattttcatcatACAGCTCCTgacatgttttattcatttcaaacataagtatttaattttctcttgagCAATTTGAAATCAAATggtattgcatttttaattttggtttccacttgtttattgtcagtgtatagaaatgtaattgGTTTTTATGTGTTAATCTTGTATCACGTGACTTTTCAATGCTCATAAATGAGAttcctgaactcatttatttGCTTTAGGAGTGTTTTGTGGATTCCTTGGGAATTTCTATGTAGATAGTTATGTCATCTGcgaatagagacagttttatttctttttttccaaattgtatgCCTTTAATTTCTCTTGCCTTATTGTAGTACTAAAATAAGAATGGTGAGTGTGAACACCCTAACCTTGTTTCCAGTCTTAGagggaaaacattcagtctttcaccactgagtatgatggtagctctaggttttttgtagatgctctttatgAGGCTAAGGAAGTTTTTCCATCTATTCCTGGGGTACTGAATCATGAATcagtgttgaactttgtcagatgtttttttctgcatcatttTATATGATCAAATGATTTTCCTTCTTTAACCTGTTGATATGGTGGATTacgttgattgatttttaaatatatcatgataTACATTGCATGACCTGGAGTAAATCTCATTTGGTTGtggtatattatttttatatacattgttggatttgatttgctaaaattttgctgAGTGTTTTTGTGTCTTAAGTTTATGAGAAattttggtctgtagttttattttgtagtgttggtatcagggtagtACTGACCTCATGAAGTGAGTTAGGAAATGTTCCTTCTTCTATATTCTGAAAGAGATTATGTAAACTTTGTGTTAATTCTCTGAATGTTTGGTgaaattctccagtgaaactaCCTAGGCCTagagattttttttgggggggggagctttttaattacaaatttagttcctttaattacaaatttaattaatttaatttaatattccaAGAaatattcaggttttctatttaattttggctgtgttttggtagtttgtggttCTTGAGGAATTGGTCCGTTTTTTCTAAGTTGTCAAGTTTATGAATGTAAAGTTATTTGTAGTATTCCTTGTTATCTCTTTAATGGCTCTAGGGTCTGTTGTAATGTTCCCTGCTTCATCCTTGATCTTGATgaattgtgtcttctctctttgtctttgtcagTCTTtataaaggtttatcagttttgttggttttttttaagaattagtattttgtttcattttctttgttgtttttctgttttcggTTACttacctttcttttcctttccaagtGCTGacccttttttctcttccatcagGTTCCAGCTCCATCTCCAAGGCCAAGGATTTTTACACCTCCGTCATCACTTGTGATGCCCTTGACACCTTCCCGTCCTAGTCCTTATCAGGGCTCCAGAATGCAAAATACAAGTGACTACAGGCCATCTGGGTTCCAGGAAGCCCAGTCTTTGCCTGTGGTCCCTGGGCTAAGGCCTGGTGAGTGACTGAGTGGAGACCTGTCTAGGCGGAGCACACAGGAAAACATCTGGCATGGCTAGAATGGATTTGGGAGGCAGTATGTCTATCTAGTGAGAGGAGCTTAGAGTTTGAAGTCTGAATTCTCAGTACTGTCAGTTACTGGCTTTGTACCTGTGGGCAATATACCTAGCCactttgtttcttttgaaaattgaGAGTGGTTGTTATTGGTCATTTCAACCCCACAGGATTGTTCTGAGGGTCAAATAAAGAATATAGTTAAAAGTACTTTGTAAATGGTAGATCTCCATACACatgtattagttatttattattattatagtttttttttattgctgcctTATTCCTCCCTGATGTGCTCTGAGTCTCTCCCAAATTGAAATTTGGTGGCAAATGACCTGTTTCTATCCCATTTCAGCTTTATCTCAGCCGCAGCTATCAGGAGGGCAAAGGGTGCAAGCTCCTAACCCCGTGGGATTCCCTGGAACATGGCCTCTTCCTGGTCCACCCACGGCACCCCCAGACATTATGCAGGCTGGTTCTGCCTCCCTGCCTGAGACTCCTCGATGGCTCCCTCTGCTTCCTGTGAGAGCACCAGGCTTCAACCCTATGAGCTCCCAGCCGCCAGCCCCTCCTGTCACCTTCTCTGCAGCACATCCTCCAGGAGGGCCAGGTGCTCCATGCGCCGATGCCTTCCCGACCACTGGCATCTTGACTCCTCAACCAGGTCACTCTTCTCCCatggcctccctctcctcccctccccactaccACGTTGGGAGTCTCTTTCCTCAAGCCAATGAACTGGGGTTGGAGAATGTCAACTCAGAGTGTGGCTGATCTGTGGAGGGAGGTGTGGCAGACTCcaactaaaataattttcctgGTCTTCAGACCAAAAATTCCAGTGTTTTTGATCATGCCCCTAACATACCTCTATATTTATACTATTCAGGACCTCAAGATTCTTTGGAAAATGCTCCAGTGCCCAGGGGAAACCTCCAGAGGAAAGAGGTCAACACATCTCCCGCAACTCAACCCCTTATACATTCACCGACGACCCACACTCTAGTTCCGTACAGAAAGCAGCCTGGTCCTTCCCATTCTGCTTTCCCCACTCACTCTTCTCCCCTCAgctccctcctctttccttcttataTACATTCACCATCTTCTCACTTCCTGGTTCCCCACAAACTATTCTGTGCCCTCATTCATTCATAATTTCTGCCACTCCCTCAAAGCAGGGCCGAAGGAGTCTTTCAGCTTAGACTCACgtgcctttcttttctctctctttagttGCCAGAGACATTTATGCCCCCAGCACCAATTACTGCTCCAGTTATGTGCCTCACCCCTGAGCCACGAGGGGTCCTTTCCTCACAGCCTGCTGTCCCCAGTGTGAGTCATGCTCCCCCTGGAGCCCCAGGAGAACTTAGCCTGTAGGTGACAGGAATGATGTGTTTCCCTCCTCTTGGAAACCTTCTTTTCTTGGGTATAGAAAAGCAGGGAGCACAGTAGATGGCTTCATTCCTCAAGTTGGAGGCAGACTCTGGGCTgaaggagatggggtggggggcagatacCAAGTGTCCCTACTGCAGACAAGGGAGGATGCCCCTCCtcagctctgctctgctctagTGGGAGCAGTGTGACCCCCAAGTCACTGAGGCCTAGTCCTGAGGGGAGCCGTGAGCAGGACAGCTTGCCTCTCTCTCCTGTGTCCCTGCTCCCTCCTCAGCAACTGCAGCGGCCACCTGAGAAGATGGACAGGAAGGAGCTGCCCCCTGAACATCAGTCCTTGAAGATCAGCCTTGAGGCGCTTCTGCAGCGCTGCTCCCTGTCTGCCACTGACGTAGTGAGTCTGAACCTTCCCCATGATGCTCCCCTCCTACCCTAGCTGGTCCCAGGATCCCTTAGCTATAGACCAGTTCCTTGTGTGACTCTTCTTACTGTCCCTGGACATGCTTCCTGTATCTTATACTTATTTGATGTCCATGTGGAGTTGGGGAGGACTTGTCTGGTCTGGAGGTTATCTCCTTGGTAGCAAGACCAAACAGTACTGAGACTTAGCTCTTGGAAAGGCAGCAGGGAGGACTGCAAGGAGGGTGAGACCAGGAGTGAGGAGACCTGCCATTCATTCCTGGCTGCGTCAGCTTGAGCGAGTCACTTAGCCTCTTTAGGTCTCCTTTTTGTCCTCCGTGAAATGAAAGAGCATTAAGCCATTCTAGCTCTAAGGTACCGTGATTCTTTATGGTTCTGTGTAGTGTTAGGCATAGTAGCTGGAATCAGAATCCATTTCCCTCCCTGCAGAAGACAAAACGGAAGCTGGATGAAGCAGCCCAACGTCTAGAGTGTCTATATGAGAAGCTCTGCGAAGGGACAGTAAGTACAGTCAGTGCTCCTCTGCCTCCTGCTCTTCCACCTTCACCCATGGCCAAAGGGTGCCCAGTGTCCCTTCCTATAGGACTCACCGACCCTGGGTTCCTTACAGAATATAGACATCTTGCCTGGACTGGGCTCTAGAACTTAAgtcctctcttctcccttccatgCCTCCAGGGTAGGGGCGGGGTTGGGCTTACTAACCCCGGGCTAATCCTTCCACAGCTCTCGCCTCCTGTTCTGGCTGGGCTCCACGAGGTTGCCCGATGTGTGGACGCAGGAAGCTTTGAGCGGGGCCTCGCCGTGCATGCTCAGGTGGTGAGCTGCAGCAGCTTCAGCGAGGTCTCCAGCTTCATGCCTGTCCTGAAGTCCGTCCTCACCATCGCTCATAAGCTACACATCTAGACCAGGCAGCTCCTCTTGCCAGGAGGCCACTTCTACTGTTACTTAACTCCTTCCTGCAGGAAAGGGGAATTTCGGAACAGATTCCGTTTGTTTTTCCTAGCCCTCTTCCCTTGCTGCCAGGTATATGATGCTGTAGGCTTGGCTCCAAACCAGCAGAGTGCCTGCTCTCCACCCCTTTATGCGTGGCTCTCTGGGATCTGCTCAGGGCTCTCTCAGCCTGTTCTTCTTCACTTTCCCTAAAACTGTACTCCACCAGGGCCTGGCGCAGTGTGTCTTCTCCCCCAGGGATGTTCTAAGTGGCTTCTGAGAGGGTGAGCAGGATTGTTACTTCCAAGTCTACCTCGACTGTACCCATCTTGTGGGTTTTTTGTCTTTCCCCTTCTGTGGGTTATGAGCCTGACTTTACCTTTTCCTTGCCTCTGACTTCATATTTCCAGGTTCATACTTCTCTGAGCCGCAGAGGCTGGGGTAGAGTTGACTGCTGTTCACCCTTTGAACAAGTCATACACATGAGGGATGGGTGCTGAGCACAACGAAGAGAAGGAACTCAGACCCTTTTAAGAAGGGACCTCTCAACTGCCAGCATTGTTAAGGGTGAGCCAGGTGAAGTGGAGGGTGGAGGGGATGCCTCTTGCTGAGCGCTGTCTTAGGCTATGGGATAGGAGCAGAGGGACCACTGCCTGTGGGGAGTGGCCCCGGACTCAGCCTGCCTGCTCCCTGGCCCAAGGCCTAGACCACTCATTCTGTGATTAGAAGCCAGGTTCTGGAATAGGAGCCATATTAATGAAAGAGTCTTCTAGCACTGTTCTTCAAGGCTTGGAGgccctcttccccca comes from the Balaenoptera ricei isolate mBalRic1 chromosome 16, mBalRic1.hap2, whole genome shotgun sequence genome and includes:
- the SEC31B gene encoding protein transport protein Sec31B isoform X4, giving the protein MKLKELERPAVQVWSPASQYPVYLATGTSAQQLDASFSTDGTLEIFEVDFRDPSLDLKRKGVLSASSRFHKLIWGSFGNGVLEGSGVIAGGGDDGMLTLYNVTHILSSGKEPVITQIQKHRGAVRALDFNPFQGNLLASGANDSEIFIWDLNNLSVPMTPGSKSQQPPEDIKALSWNRQVQHILSSAHPSGKAVVWDLRKNEPIIKVSDHSNRMHCSGLAWHPDIATQLVLCSEDDRLPVIHLWDLRFASSPLKVLESHSRGILSVSWSQADAELLLSSAKDNQILCWNLGSSEVVYKLPTLSSWCFDVQWCPRDPPVFSAASFDGWISLYSVMGRSWEVQQMRQADKISSSFSKVQHLPPLQVPEQVAQASLIPPLKKPPKWMRKPAGVSFAFGGKLVTFGLPSTPAHQVPQPCLRLVFISQVTTEPEFLMRSAELQEGLGSGNLLNYCQNKIQQASPQSEKMLWQFLKVTLEKDSRMKFLKLLGYNKDELQKKVATWLKSDLGLGESPQPKGVDLNSNRQQAFCIQTSKHTTKEASACSTFFDELVPQDMTPWEIPITEDTDGLLSQALLLGELGPAVELCLKEECFADAIILAQAGGADLLKQTQEHYLAKKKTRIAPLLACVIQKNWKDMVCACSLKNWREALALLLTYSGPEKFPELCDMLGTRMEQEGGRALTSEARLCYVCSGSVERLVECWEKCPQASSPMALQDLMEKVMVLNKSLKLLRGPDGVSPGPATTYRIAQYANLLAAQGSLVTAMSYLPSDCTQPPIQQLRDRLFHAQGSGVLGQQSPPFPFPRVIVGAAPHSQETSSPRLGFQSSHQVPAPSPRPRIFTPPSSLVMPLTPSRPSPYQGSRMQNTSDYRPSGFQEAQSLPVVPGLRPALSQPQLSGGQRVQAPNPVGFPGTWPLPGPPTAPPDIMQAGSASLPETPRWLPLLPVRAPGFNPMSSQPPAPPVTFSAAHPPGGPGAPCADAFPTTGILTPQPGPQDSLENAPVPRGNLQRKELPETFMPPAPITAPVMCLTPEPRGVLSSQPAVPSQLQRPPEKMDRKELPPEHQSLKISLEALLQRCSLSATDVKTKRKLDEAAQRLECLYEKLCEGTSADCLYGSQHKYFSSRNAG
- the SEC31B gene encoding protein transport protein Sec31B isoform X5, whose protein sequence is MKLKELERPAVQVWSPASQYPVYLATGTSAQQLDASFSTDGTLEIFEVDFRDPSLDLKRKGVLSASSRFHKLIWGSFGNGVLEGSGVIAGGGDDGMLTLYNVTHILSSGKEPVITQIQKHRGAVRALDFNPFQGNLLASGANDSEIFIWDLNNLSVPMTPGSKSQQPPEDIKALSWNRQVQHILSSAHPSGKAVVWDLRKNEPIIKVSDHSNRMHCSGLAWHPDIATQLVLCSEDDRLPVIHLWDLRFASSPLKVLESHSRGILSVSWSQADAELLLSSAKDNQILCWNLGSSEVVYKLPTLSSWCFDVQWCPRDPPVFSAASFDGWISLYSVMGRSWEVQQMRQADKISSSFSKVQHLPPLQVPEQVAQASLIPPLKKPPKWMRKPAGVSFAFGGKLVTFGLPSTPAHQVPQPCLRLVFISQVTTEPEFLMRSAELQEGLGSGNLLNYCQNKIQQASPQSEKMLWQFLKVTLEKDSRMKFLKLLGYNKDELQKKVATWLKSDLGLGESPQPKGVDLNSNRQQAFCIQTSKHTTKEASACSTFFDELVPQDMTPWEIPITEDTDGLLSQALLLGELGPAVELCLKEECFADAIILAQAGGADLLKQTQEHYLAKKKTRIAPLLACVIQKNWKDMVCACSLKNWREALALLLTYSGPEKFPELCDMLGTRMEQEGGRALTSEARLCYVCSGSVERLVECWEKCPQASSPMALQDLMEKVMVLNKSLKLLRGPDGVSPGPATTYRIAQYANLLAAQGSLVTAMSYLPSDCTQPPIQQLRDRLFHAQGSGVLGQQSPPFPFPRVIVGAAPHSQETSSPRLGFQSSHQVPAPSPRPRIFTPPSSLVMPLTPSRPSPYQGSRMQNTSDYRPSGFQEAQSLPVVPGLRPALSQPQLSGGQRVQAPNPVGFPGTWPLPGPPTAPPDIMQAGSASLPETPRWLPLLPVRAPGFNPMSSQPPAPPVTFSAAHPPGGPGAPCADAFPTTGILTPQPGPQDSLENAPVPRGNLQRKELPETFMPPAPITAPVMCLTPEPRGVLSSQPAVPSQLQRPPEKMDRKELPPEHQSLKISLEALLQRCSLSATDVKTKRKLDEAAQRLECLYEKLCEGTLPCQIFLLYTIK